The proteins below come from a single Vitis vinifera cultivar Pinot Noir 40024 chromosome 9, ASM3070453v1 genomic window:
- the LOC100241231 gene encoding glyoxylate/succinic semialdehyde reductase 2, chloroplastic, which yields MSLVKSHCCYNLLNPSNTASLAMAMCSSFCPPQVPNHFRGTTPIPSFLPKPPSFKAFSSQTATASTKDEFPARVGFLGLGIMGSPMAQNLIKSGCDVTVWNRTKSKCDPLISLGAKYKSSPEEVAASCDVTFAMLADPESAVDVACGKHGAASGIGPGKGYVDVSTVDGATSKLIGEHIKATGALFLEAPVSGSKKPAEDGQLIFLTGGDKSLYETVAPLLDIMGKSRFFLGSVGNGAAMKLVVNMVMGSMMASFSEGLLLGEKVGLDPDVIVEVISQGAISAPMFSMKGPSMVKSVYPTAFPLKHQQKDLRLALGLAESVSQPTPIAAAANELYKVAKSHGLSDHDFSAVIEALKVKMQDPPEY from the exons ATGTCCTTGGTCAAGAGTCATTGCTGTTACAATCTCCTCAATCCATCCAACACTGCTTCACTGGCCATGGCTATGTGCTCAAGCTTCTGTCCTCCTCAGGTTCCCAACCACTTCAGAGGAACAACACCCATTCCTTCTTTCCTCCCCAAACCACCTTCTTTCAAGGCCTTCTCTTCTCAAACAGCCACTGCTTCCACCAAAG ATGAATTTCCGGCACGTGTTGGCTTTCTGGGTCTTGGTATCATGGGTTCTCCAATGGCACAAAATCTTATTAAATCGGG ATGTGATGTGACTGTCTGGAATAGGACCAAGAGCAAATGTGATCCCCTCATCAGCTTGGGTGCCAA ATACAAATCCTCTCCAGAAGAAGTAGCTGCATCTTGTGATGTCACATTCGCTATGCTTGCAGACCCTGAAAGTGCA GTGGATGTTGCTTGCGGGAAGCATGGTGCTGCAAGTGGAATTGGTCCAGGAAAAGG GTACGTAGATGTTTCAACAGTTGATGGTGCCACTTCTAAATTGATTGGTGAACATATTAAAGCTACTGGGGCATTGTTTTTGGAG GCTCCAGTTTCAGGCTCCAAAAAGCCAGCAGAAGATGGACAACTAATATTTCTTACAGGCG GTGACAAATCTCTATATGAAACTGTTGCTCCACTCTTAGACATCATGGGAAAG TCAAGATTTTTCCTTGGGAGTGTTGGAAATGGAGCTGCAATGAAACTTGTTGTCAACATGGTGATGGGAAG TATGATGGCCTCTTTTTCTGAAGGGTTGCTTCTCGGTGAGAAAGTGGGGTTGGATCCAGATGTTATTGTCGAG GTAATATCACAGGGAGCCATAAGTGCACCAATGTTCTCCATGAAAGGTCCTTCAATGGTGAAATCCGTCTACCCAACTGCATTTCCCTTAAAGCATCAACAAAAG GATCTCAGGCTTGCCCTTGGATTAGCAGAATCTGTTTCCCAGCCTACTCCAATCGCAGCAGCTGCCAATGAACTATACAAAGTAGCCAAATCTCATGGCCTCAGCGACCATGACTTCTCAGCAGTCATTGAAGCACTGAAAGTGAAGATGCAGGACCCCCCAGAATACTAA
- the LOC100266965 gene encoding heterogeneous nuclear ribonucleoprotein 1 yields the protein MDDLPEFRLFENDLDHNHRHSSGRGIEPINSVDSEGIGIQQLVDVRNSYSGKLFVGGISWETSEEIFTNYFSNYGEITDSVIMMDRHTGRPRGFGFITFADPAVADKVLEEDHVIDGRAVEVKKTVPREGMEVRGVSKTRKIFVGGIPSSLTEDELKDYFSSYGAIVENQIMLDHVTGRSRGFGFVTFVSEDAVERLFSEGKTHELGGKLVEIKKAEPKRAGAEYNAGAAKFYGGRNGSQGGHGGKMGGGDAGYGGYTSYGGYDSYGMGYGGVAAGFYGAYCNPDGYGRYMYGYGFGAPMYGCTGYGTLNGYGGAIATGYGGGGGKGYGNGIGHGGGKGHLGGNTVTGRYHPY from the exons ATGGATGATCTTCCAGAATTCAGGCTTTTTGAGAATGACCTAGACCACAACCACCGACATTCTTCCGGGCGTGGAATCGAACCGATCAATAGTGTAGATAGTGAAGGTATTGGCATACAGCAGCTGGTCGATGTTCGCAATTCGTACTCTGG AAAACTTTTTGTTGGCGGCATTTCGTGGGAGACAAGTGAAG AGATATTCACCAATTACTTCAGCAACTATGGAGAAATCACAGATTCTGTTATAATGATGGATAGACATACCGGAAGGCCACGAGGCTTTGGATTTATAACATTTGCTGATCCAGCTGTGGCTGATAAGGTTTTGGAGGAAGATCATGTTATAGATGGCAGAGCA GTTGAAGTGAAGAAGACTGTCCCTAGAGAGGGTATGGAAGTTAGAGGGGTATCAAAAACAAGAAAGATTTTTGTGGGTGGAATACCATCATCTTTAACGGAAG ATGAGTTGAAGGACTACTTCTCTTCATATGGTGCCATTGTTGAGAACCAGATTATGTTGGATCATGTAACCGGGCGGTCAAGGGGCTTTGGATTTGTCACTTTTGTGAGTGAAGATGCTGTTGAAAGGCTTTTCTCTGAGGGAAAAACTCATGAACTTGGAGGAAAACTG GTGGAAATAAAGAAGGCTGAACCAAAAAGAGCTGGTGCCGAGTACAATGCTGGTGCGGCAAAGTTCTATGGTGGCAGGAATGGTTCTCAAGGTGGACATGGGGGAAAAATGGGTGGAGGGGATGCTGGCTATGGTGGCTACACTAGCTATGGTGGATATGACAGTTATGGTATGGGATATGGTGGAGTTGCAGCTGGTTTTTATGGTGCTTACTGTAACCCAGATGGGTATGGCAGATATATGTATGGATATGGGTTTGGTGCCCCCATGTATGGCTGCACTGGTTATGGGACTCTTAATGGTTATGGTGGTGCTATTGCTACTGGgtatggtggtggtggtggtaaaGGGTATGGAAATGGCATTGGACATGGCGGGGGTAAAGGACATCTGGGCGGGAATACTGTGACCGGAAGATACCATCCTTACTGA